The Festucalex cinctus isolate MCC-2025b chromosome 16, RoL_Fcin_1.0, whole genome shotgun sequence sequence TTGTCCTTATTAATTTATTCAGCTGTGCCTTTCTTCTGTGCTAGCCGTTAGTTGTCAGCTCACATAGTTTGTATTTATGTGTTCAGATGCTGACCTGTCACCCTCGGTGTGTTTGCCGTCACTGAGACGCTGCAGACTGAAACATGGAACGTGAGGGCTCGTTAAGGAGGTAAGAACTATGGTAACATTTCTTCATAGAGAGGTACACAGACATGCTGACTTGGCCAGCCTGGGGAAACTCACGTTACAACTATCAAGTGGCATTTGAAGACATTTTCTTGATCTAATTTTCAGAAAAAACAAGATGATGGAGACATAGAGGCGTGCTAAATTTTCCTGCCAGGGGTAGCCTCATTCCATTCACCTAACCATGTTCACTGTATCATCCTGCAATACTTACTACACCATgatcaaatattaatattagaTAGTCGTAGTGATACACATACAGAAAAGAGGACATTCCCATGCCTTTCTGTCTTTTTTGTTATTGACTGTACGGTGCTGCAATATTTGCAGACATACTGTTCTATTATTCctgtaagaataataataaaatcccaCGCTTCTTGCATTAAAATTCCTAAATGTTCAAATTTCCTTTGTTCAGCTCAATCAGGGCACTTTGGTAACTGTTTCCCATTCCAAAAATTCCCAAAATTACATTCAACATAGGGCGGCACTGTggaagactggttagcacgtcttcctcccagttctgaggacttgggttcgagtccaggctccggccttcctgggtggagtttgcatgttctccccgtgcctgcgtgggtcttctctgggccctctggtctcctcccacattccaaagacatgcatggcaggttaattgggcgctcagaattgtccctaggtttttttttttttttgtttttgttttttgtccctaggtatgcttttggatggttgtttgtcaacGGTCAAACAAATCCAATTCTCACACTCCACTCCAGTAGGGCCACATGCCTCATTGGGGACCTTCTCGTTTTGTCCTTgtttgcacacacacagacacacacattcCTAAATGACCTCATTGGTGTTCTCATTCATGAAAAAATCCCCATCATCCTCTTTTGTTTACTAATTAGTGAACAAGTTCCCTCTTTTGAAAGCGCTTCCAACTTTAAGGTTGAGCTAACGTGATGTCACAAATGTGCCATCAGTAGAGTGATGACCATTCCGGTTGCGTGTTATTATCCAACATAGCTTGCTTCACCAAACAGACAGAGCGGCTAAAAGGAGGACGCTTGTGTCACTTTGAAATTCTTCCCTACAACTTGGCTGGACTTGAACCTCAAAGGCTTCCTTTGTCAGGTCCGCACAAAAGCTCACATGGCCGCCGACCGCGACCGCCTGTTAAAGGGAAAGTGGCGAGAGAGGAGAGATTCTCCCATCTTCTACatacaataataaacacataaaaaaaactctttcaaagtgaattcagagatttttttttttttttaaatgtgtcatatatgttttaaaataattgctgactttttttttttttttttttttacacttagtAATGGGGTCCAGTGACACACCGGCTATGACTGACTTGACAGGAAGCATGTGGACtattttagagtgcctcgttgtctggTATGAGTGCTTGCGTGTAAtgtagaagattttttttttttttttttttttttattaacagtcCGACTTGATAACCAGGATATAGGCCGAGGCTTTGGACTGGCGTGGCTGCTTGagagtgccttgttgttgtGCTATGAGTGCATGGAGAGAAGGCTGAAGAATGAGGGTGGGAAAAATAAGGTTTCAAGCCTCATTTTATATACTGTCCATACCTATCATCTATTTGTCCCTTTTCCTCCTTTCTGGATCTCGAGGAGTCTCCACAACAGGTTGAAGCTGGCCAGCGGCTCCTCCTCCAGCTTGACGGACCTCTCGCATGCCAAGACGCCATCAGGAGGAGCGGAGAAGGTGCCACTGGTGGATGAGTGCAGCAGGGACAAAGGGACCCAGCAGAGAAGAGCGGGCGCCAACGCCACCTGGAACAGGTCGGAATTGGCACTCTGCTTCTTGAACTTGAtctctctcacttttttttttttttgttgtagtcTTGCTTTGATTGCCTGGAGCGCATCGCAAGGAAAAAGCTGTTTTGTGTGCTGCCATTGTACAATGACATGAAAAGAAACAGGAATGAAGCAGAACATCAGCGCATTCTTCTTCTCTTCGTCCCCTCTGGCTCTTTTTCTCATCGTTCCTCTCTTTTCTTCTATACTCTTTTATTGTCAATCCAGCGTTTATAACTTAAGATAAGTGAGCCTGATTTAGCAAAAACAACTACGTGGCTATATACACAAAGCCTATTTGTTCTTCATTTGGTCTCCTCAGCATTCACAATGCAGTCATCTCAGTGTTCCAGAAGAAAGATTTGGGTGAAAATGAGCTCTTCAGTCTGAACGAAGGCGTCAGgtgtgctgttttttatttatttattttttttattgtattgggGTCCTTTTGTGTACACTGTCTGACACCGTAATAGTTGTTGTCAGTGATGAGCACTTAGTCGTTGCTGCGGCTTTTGAGCTCGTCATTTCCTGAACCTGCTGCTGTTCAAACAGTGCAGCCTGCTCGGCACTGATTACCACACGCACACGTGAAAAATGCCCATATTATTGCACGTGTATGCACATTAGTGCTCATTTTAttcgccatttttaaatttgatcTGTTTTAATCCAGtgtcaatcacgcttgttaggttttatttagtcaacttcatcctgtttttatttattccatttttattcaattataaatctagcattttagtccttattttagtccaataaaacataattttatttgttgagttttagtcaacacaaacgttagtctagttttagtcaggaagacaaacattttacccctgtatatttttttgtcagcacataatgttgaacattttggatctaaaactatttcacatgaaatgttctctcatctttttgatgaaaaacaacttgacacacaattccaggatatcaacaagtggctactatggcccCATGCTATAAGCTAGTAAGTTAAccggcattagttagcggttggatttgcattattgttggaatttaTAGCCATTAATGTTGCATTATAactatattttacttttttttttttttaaccattcaccttgaatccacctcctgtctgtcccatgtgtttgttgcATTTTACACTTTCTAGCTGcacatttgaaagggggtgtgtcagtgtcacagtgacagattagcagagacaagattttacaaaaacatataattttcgtctcgttttttgttcatgaaccaAAATATCCATAGATTTtcgtccagtttttattaagtgaagttcATGCTCGTCTCGTCtttattagtcgacgaaaatgcatactgatttagtcccacttattgtttattaatgagggttttagtctagtctagtttttgtctggtaaaaaaatgtgtgctgacggaattatttttgtttagtttttgttaacgaaatgaaCACTAATATCCATCGACTTTTACAGACAGCTGCTAAAGACAGAGCTCGGCTCCTTCTTCACAGAGTATCTTCAAAATCAGCTGCTAACCAAAGGCATGGTCATACTGCGAGACAAGATTCGCTTTTATGAAGGTAAAACATCAACCCGACCGGCATCCAAACTCACCCAGCTCCTTCAATAAAGTAAGTAATTGACTAAAGTTTTTCATTAACTTGCTTTATTACAATCACCGAATAGCAGTCAGGCGCAATGGGGGGAAAGTAATAATTGACTCAACTCCCCGATGTCAAGTTAATGCTTGAGCTGTGAGAACACGATGCACCTTTGCGTCCCTTGTATAGTTGTCTTTGTTGTGGTGAATGTGTCACCTTTCTTCGAAGCGCATTGAACACGCACGCACGGGAAGCGATGGCTTCACTGACCTTGGTTGGTTTGTTGTGACAGGTCAGAAGTTATTGGACTCTCTGGCTGACACTTGGGACTTCTTCTTCTGCGACGTTCTGTCTATGCTGCAGGCCATCTTCTGCCCAGTGCAGGTGGGACAACACAACCACTGCACTTCACATTTCCTTatgttttttactttattcaaCTTGTACAGGgcgtataaaaagtctacacacccctgttcaaaatggcatgtttttggaatttaaaaaaacaggacCAAGCAAAATAATTTCCAGACCGTCTTATAAATCAGGATGTGCCTTTGTTTtgaattgaccaatcacattcaaactaaaTGTTAAGAGTCACAGCAAACCTGTCACTACTTTAAATGCCTCCTCtaattaaccccaaataaagtgtTATTAAAGCTGTTATAGTCGGCTTTTCCAGACTTTTACCACTTTGTGGCATCACTGTCTagtatttgaaatgtttgtcaTTCCCCCCACCTTGACTAAGTCCCCAGTTCTAACTGAGGAAAAGCAGCCTTAAAATGGTGGCACCACATCATTTCTCTtctcaaaaagattttttttttctttattgataCCCCCAACTGAGCATTTGAACAGGGATGTGTGGACTTTTTATACCCCATTGCTTGTGTGCATTTTTAGGGAAAGGAGCCATCGGTACGTCAACTGGCGCTGCTGCACTTCCGGAATATCATCACCCTCAACCTGAAGTTGGATGAAGCTCTGTCGCGGCCCCGAGCCCGAGTGCCGCCCTCCATAATACAGATGCTGCTCATTCTTCAGGTCAACgctcactcacatgcacacacacacccccacacgcacccctacacacacacacacacacacacgctggaCAAACACAATCTGTGGCGAAAGAGCGGTCTCACAGGAAGTTATCTCGGCGTGAACGCGGCCGTCTTCCCATGACCTCTGAGTCCGTTTGAGCAAACAGTACAGTTTTACAGAAATATACAGTTGCCGGAATCCAATACAAATCGACATCATACTGTAGTaggatgcaattttcaaatcgcAAGCGCTgcaattttatttgaaaaaaatacatgggaagaggaccttgaaaaattAACCTAATAATAAGGGCTGCTCGAttagggaaaaataataatcacaattatccatccatccatccatccatccatccatccatccatccatccattttcttaaccacttgctcctcacgagggtcgtgggggggtgctggagcctaatccagctggcttcgggcagtaggcggggtacaccttgaactggttgccagccaatcgcagtaatcacaattattttgaaaataattgaaatgaCGATTATtcaatttgattatttattttctggtacaaaacaataaaatgtttaagcattaaaatatattaagaccaattaaaaaaaataaacactataattatgtttccttttggatgaagcagaatttataatataatatttatttatgtattaattgatttatttatttatgttggcaaaaacttgttggagtgcagcttgtgcactgtgcagtaggacgatcatttattttttggtacaaaacaagacaatgtttacacatttaaaaatattgagaccaattaaaaaaaatagaaacgctATATTacataagttccttttggaccaaacagaatttataataatatataatgatttatttagtttggaaaaaacttgaagttggagtgcagcacgTGCACTGTGCCGTCGGAcgatcatttcttttttttgcttaaacgtaaaaacaataaaaactaattaagataaataaaattcttggaaacactataattattcaAGTTCCTTTAGGATGAAaggaaatttattaaattattttaaatttcaaaatggtgcAAAATtctaaatgtaaacattttttttcacgattatgttgattttgtaattgtggagtgtaataattgaaactgtaattgaatttcaattaattgcacagtccTACCACATATTGAatcgaaaggaaaaaaaatcacaatcagattatttttcagtcattcaggcCTAGCAATGAAAACTTGAGACGTTAGGTGTGAAAACTTTAGGTTAGTTTATGTGAGAAACTGCATTTATTCCCCACATTTGTACTCACTAGTGGAAGCAGCGAAAAGTGGAAACAGACAAGCAGCTTTCAGATTCTTTCATCTGCAAGTTATTCCCCCTTGTTGAGACAGCGTGACGCCACTTGTGTGTCTGTTGTGTCGTTCATGTGGTTTTCTGCTCTCATGTGGCTTTGACGCACGGCCCCACCGACTCGACCTTCGCCACTTGTGAAGGCTAGCTTTGTGTCGCTTTGCCTCTTGGGAGCCAAGACAACatgcagtacaaaaaaaatgaaataaaaagagtATGGGTGTtcaagaatacaaaaaaaacaaaaacaaaaaacgtacacATTGGTtaacattttgtgtgttttgatgCAGGGTGTCCACGAGTCCAAAGGTGCCACAAATGACTATTTGCGTCTGGAGTGTCTCATCCAGAAGGTGGTCTCTCCTTACCTAGGCACCCACGGGTTATATTCCCAAGATGGTTCGTCCAGTCAGCACTGTTCCTCCTGTCTGTTGGGTGTGTGGTTGACATTGAGgacaccttaaaaaaaagaaaaacgccattaagtcgatttatttttccTCGTCAGAGAAACCTCTACATCGCTCCAAACTGGGCAACCTCCCCGCGGTCAAAAACCCGGTGGTACGTTCTAAGAGCTACAACGTTCCCACACTGAGCCCCGTGGTGGAGTACGACGCCGATTCCTCCGTGGGAGGCGGCGGAGGTATCAGGCGCCACTCTGTGTCCGATATGACGTTGTGCGTGGAGGAGAGCGCCTCCGTGGCAGAGTCGAGCGCTGACCACTTGGGTAGGATGACACTCGTGTCTCATCTGCAATATTTTACCGACTAATCCAGTCCTGTGTACAGGTTCCTCAAGCCAGAACGCAGAGGGGCCGAGGTCTCATGTGTCCAACTCTCCCGGAGTTGTGGCCCAGGACATCAGCTCAGCTCCCAGCCGATCAATCAGTCCGGAGATGAGCGCACACGACTCCGAGCCCGACGGCATATTTCTGGGCTTCTCGCAAGCTCATTCTGGAGGTGCAACATGCAGCTGCA is a genomic window containing:
- the prr5b gene encoding proline-rich protein 5 isoform X2 — protein: MEREGSLRRSLHNRLKLASGSSSSLTDLSHAKTPSGGAEKVPLVDECSRDKGTQQRRAGANATWNSIHNAVISVFQKKDLGENELFSLNEGVRQLLKTELGSFFTEYLQNQLLTKGMVILRDKIRFYEGQKLLDSLADTWDFFFCDVLSMLQAIFCPVQGKEPSVRQLALLHFRNIITLNLKLDEALSRPRARVPPSIIQMLLILQGVHESKGATNDYLRLECLIQKVVSPYLGTHGLYSQDGSSSQHCSSCLLEKPLHRSKLGNLPAVKNPVVRSKSYNVPTLSPVVEYDADSSVGGGGGIRRHSVSDMTLCVEESASVAESSADHLGSSSQNAEGPRSHVSNSPGVVAQDISSAPSRSISPEMSAHDSEPDGIFLGFSQAHSGGATCSCSRQSVA
- the prr5b gene encoding proline-rich protein 5 isoform X3, translating into MEREGSLRSLHNRLKLASGSSSSLTDLSHAKTPSGGAEKVPLVDECSRDKGTQQRRAGANATWNSIHNAVISVFQKKDLGENELFSLNEGVRQLLKTELGSFFTEYLQNQLLTKGMVILRDKIRFYEGQKLLDSLADTWDFFFCDVLSMLQAIFCPVQGKEPSVRQLALLHFRNIITLNLKLDEALSRPRARVPPSIIQMLLILQGVHESKGATNDYLRLECLIQKVVSPYLGTHGLYSQDGSSSQHCSSCLLEKPLHRSKLGNLPAVKNPVVRSKSYNVPTLSPVVEYDADSSVGGGGGIRRHSVSDMTLCVEESASVAESSADHLGSSSQNAEGPRSHVSNSPGVVAQDISSAPSRSISPEMSAHDSEPDGIFLGFSQAHSGGATCSCSRQSVA
- the prr5b gene encoding proline-rich protein 5 isoform X1 gives rise to the protein MEREGSLRRISRSLHNRLKLASGSSSSLTDLSHAKTPSGGAEKVPLVDECSRDKGTQQRRAGANATWNSIHNAVISVFQKKDLGENELFSLNEGVRQLLKTELGSFFTEYLQNQLLTKGMVILRDKIRFYEGQKLLDSLADTWDFFFCDVLSMLQAIFCPVQGKEPSVRQLALLHFRNIITLNLKLDEALSRPRARVPPSIIQMLLILQGVHESKGATNDYLRLECLIQKVVSPYLGTHGLYSQDGSSSQHCSSCLLEKPLHRSKLGNLPAVKNPVVRSKSYNVPTLSPVVEYDADSSVGGGGGIRRHSVSDMTLCVEESASVAESSADHLGSSSQNAEGPRSHVSNSPGVVAQDISSAPSRSISPEMSAHDSEPDGIFLGFSQAHSGGATCSCSRQSVA
- the prr5b gene encoding proline-rich protein 5 isoform X4 — its product is MEREGSLRRISRSLHNRLKLASGSSSSLTDLSHAKTPSGGAEKVPLVDECSRDKGTQQRRAGANATWNSIHNAVISVFQKKDLGENELFSLNEGVRQLLKTELGSFFTEYLQNQLLTKGMVILRDKIRFYEGQKLLDSLADTWDFFFCDVLSMLQAIFCPVQGKEPSVRQLALLHFRNIITLNLKLDEALSRPRARVPPSIIQMLLILQGVHESKGATNDYLRLECLIQKVVSPYLGTHGLYSQDEKPLHRSKLGNLPAVKNPVVRSKSYNVPTLSPVVEYDADSSVGGGGGIRRHSVSDMTLCVEESASVAESSADHLGSSSQNAEGPRSHVSNSPGVVAQDISSAPSRSISPEMSAHDSEPDGIFLGFSQAHSGGATCSCSRQSVA